DNA sequence from the Cyanobacteria bacterium FACHB-DQ100 genome:
CTATCGGTGATTAACAATAAACCGCGATGTCTTCACCACATACATCAGCTAGGTAACAGAGCGCTTTGAACCGTAGTCCTACCAACTGCTCATAGAACGGGTTCAGTTTGCACATCGGCGGAATGTGGAGCAGAACATGACCGAAGAAGCAGATATCGCGTTCAAAGGGACACTGAGCCGGAATCAGGCGACAGAAAAAATGGGCAGTTTCTGAATTACGAATCTCGAACTCGTCCAATTTTTG
Encoded proteins:
- a CDS encoding Mo-dependent nitrogenase C-terminal domain-containing protein encodes the protein QKLDEFEIRNSETAHFFCRLIPAQCPFERDICFFGHVLLHIPPMCKLNPFYEQLVGLRFKALCYLADVCGEDIAVYC